From a region of the Oscarella lobularis chromosome 7, ooOscLobu1.1, whole genome shotgun sequence genome:
- the LOC136189047 gene encoding tigger transposable element-derived protein 4-like — MDDRFRLERFANGILSFPARNSTSKLQQLDAGVIKNFKVKYRQHLLTHVLALIDSTDMSASSIAKAVTVLDAIRWTRAAWEDVTASTIARCFKHCGVTLVEGEIEEDPFLDLDLDGKNDEGSSTLEDMVSGIDADVCALEYAEFDTDVATCATIKEGEDWKDKLCSAAIEDVQTDSEEEQEEQEEDRQQQIYSYDHAIIVSQALLHFADDKGNEKVADAAFCLSTRLKEAKLQSMKEMKQATIHDYFRKK, encoded by the exons ATGGATGACAGGTTTCGTTTGGAGAGATTTGCTAATGGAATTCTGAGCTTTCCAGCGAGG AATTCTACATCCAAGCTTCAGCAATTAGATGCCGGAGTTATAAAGAATTTTAAAGTGAAGTATCGTCAGCACCTTCTGACGCACGTTCTGGCACTAATTGATTCAACCGACATGTCAGCTTCTAGCATTGCCAAGGCTGTGACTGTCCTAGACGCAATCAGATGGACAAGAGCAGCGTGGGAAGATGTCACGGCTAGTACAATAGCTAGATGTTTCAAGCACTGCGGTGTTACACTGGTGGAAGGGGAAATAGAGGAAGATCCATTCCTCGATTTAGATTTGGACGGGAAAAATGATGAGGGCTCTTCGACACTGGAAGATATGGTAAGTGGCATTGATGCTGACGTGTGTGCATTAGAGTACGCGGAATTTGATACGGACGTTGCAACGTGCGCCACAATTAAGGAGGGAGAAGATTggaaggacaaattgtgttCCGCAGCGATTGAAG ACGTTCAAACTGAcagcgaagaagagcaagaagagCAGGAGGAAGATCGTCAGCAACAGATATATTCCTACGATCATGCTATCATTGTCTCGCAGGCCCTTCTTCATTTTGCCGACGATAAGGGAAACGAGAAAGTAGCAGATGCTGCATTTTGCCTGTCAACAAGATTGAAAGAAGCTAAACTACAGAGCATGAAGGAGATGAAGCAGGCTACTATACATGATTACTTTAGGAAAAAGTAG
- the LOC136189044 gene encoding uncharacterized protein has protein sequence MYLVDTQHIYGIKRCHVYTIEWQKRGLLHVHCLSWMVEKIRSDQIDSIISAELPDPNEDPALFGTITKHMIHGPCGQLNPRSPCMKDGQCTKHYPRQFLRESITYLNGYPVYRRRYPEDGGVETTIGRFHVDNRWVVPYSPFLSRTFDGHVNVEYCRSICALKYLMAYLNKGKDKAVVVLANRHRNNEITRYQIARYISTNEGVWRMLQFHINDHFPAVEQLHVHLENGQRMLFNVQNAPDRAAEPPATTLACFFELCATDNFAKTILYIDVPRYYRSVKKVADIRSPHLRTVNVTVFDTYAEACRERGLLADDRHWHLALTEATVTDRPHKIRDMFAIMLHMCEISDPLRLWEQHKGAMAKDFLRTLRRRANDDTLPYTDAIFNRERLARNERSLTQDQRHIYDELLAYVARGPHDTIIFLDAPGGTGKTYLLNLFLDKIRSQGDIALAVASSGIAAELLTGGKTAHSVFKLPLDISRYERPTCTIQKNTTRARLLSLAKVAVWDECTITKKLSWH, from the exons ATGTACCTCGTGGACACGCAACACATTTACGGCATCAAGCGGTGCCACGTTTACACGATCGAGTGGCAGAAGCGCGGCCTACTTCACGTACACTGTCTCTCGTGGAtggtagaaaaaattcgttccGATCAAATAGACAGCATCATAAGCGCCGAACTTCCCGACCCCAACGAAGACCCAGCACTTTTCGGAACAATAACCAAGCACATGATTCACGGACCTTGCGGCCAACTCAATCCCAGATCTCCTTGCATGAAAGACGGCCAATGCACCAAACACTATCCAAGACAGTTTTTGCGCGAGAGCATCACATACCTCAACGGTTATCCCGTATACCGACGTCGATATCCAGAAGACGGTGGAGTAGAAACGACCATAGGCAGATTTCACGTCGACAACAGGTGGGTAGTTCCGTACAGTCCATTTCTATCTCGCACTTTCGACGGccacgtgaacgtcgaaTACTGCAGGTCCATTTGCGCGCTGAAATACCTCATGGCCTATTTGAACAAGGGCAAAGACAaagctgtcgtcgtcttggcaAATCGGCACAGGAACAACGAAATCACGCGATACCAAATAGCGAGATATATTAGTACAAACGAAGGCGTTTGGCGCATGTTGCAATTTCACATTAACGACCACTTTCCAGCAGTCGAACAACTTCACGTTCATCTAGAAAACGGTCAGAGAATGCTGTTTAACGTTCAGAACGCCCCGGACCGTGCAGCAGAACCTCCTGCTACGACGCTGGCCTGTTTCTTCGAGCTCTGCGCTACTGACAATTTCGCCAAAACTATACTATACATCGACGTTCCGCGATACTACAGATCGGTGAAAAAAGTGGCAGATATAAGGTCACCTC ACCTGCGCACAGTAAACGTTACCGTTTTCGATACGTACGCCGAAGCGTGCAGAGAACGCGGACTTTTGGCCGACGATCGGCATTGGCACCTCGCACTCACAGAAGCCACTGTCACCGATCGTCCTCACAAAATTCGCGACATGTTTGCCATCATGCTTCACATGTGCGAAATTTCcgatcctcttcgtctaTGGGAACAACACAAAGGAGCGATGGCCAAAGATTTCCTCCGAACGCTTCGCAGacgcgcaaacgacgacacgcTACCGTACACAGACGCAATTTTCAATCGA GAACGACTGGCAAGGAACGAACGGTCTCTCACGCAGGACCAAAGACACATTTACGATGAATTGCTTGCATACGTCGCTCGAGGTCCCCACGATACAATCATTTTCCTCGATGCACCAGGAGGAACAGGAAAAACCTATTTGCtcaatcttttccttgataAAATACGATCGCAAGGCGACATTGCTCTTGCTGTGGCTTCGTCCGGAATTGCAGCAGAACTTCTCACCGGCGGCAAAACAGCTCACTCCGTTTTCAAGCTACCTCTCGACATTAGTCGCTACGAGCGTCCCACGTGCACCATTCAGAAAAACACAACGAGAGCTCGACTTCTGTCCCTGGCCAAAGTCGCGGTATGGGACGAATGCACCATAACCAAAAAGCTCTCGTGGCATTAG
- the LOC136189046 gene encoding piggyBac transposable element-derived protein 5-like has protein sequence MNAEEAAAAILDVSGDAEDLQLEEDGTVSFEDHMPHRSRDPLAIAQDDILVNESIDQSILTSHSQSPATAAEESDSPSEDDDESGSSDDDEGPRYQFRGLSTRLADLVAAQDGSFLAFGDRDNDSSDDDDDEPRYRFTERRRRTRSTSESDGGGRRQNRRDDSDDSDEWTEDWDDVHRQEFSSRDGPSRIFAGEIDAITCFGLFFTEVVWELLVVNTNLYAAAKYTPGHSRTWSPVVVEEMKAFFGLLILMGYMRFPRIEDYWQKAFPILESNLSDIMTLTRFMQILRFFHVCDPASERQRGDPAYDKLQKKER, from the exons ATGAACGCAGAAGAAGCCGCGGCTGCTATTTTGGACGTTTCGGGAGACGCCGAAGACCTCCAACTGGAAGAAGACGGAACGGTGAGTTTCGAGGATCATATGCCTCATCGTTCAAGAGATCCTCTCGCGATCGCGCAAG atgATATTTTGGTCAATGAATCGATTGACCAATCGATTCTGACGTCGCATTCGCAATCTCCTGCTA ctgCCGCTGAGGAATCCGATTCACCtagtgaagatgacgatgaaagCGGCAGTagcgatgatgacgaaggACCCCGATACCAGTTTCGAGGCCTTAGCACGCGTCTTGCCGATCTTGTTGCCGCTCAAGACGGCAGCTTCCTGGCGTTCGGCGATAGAGACAACGACAgtagtgacgacgacgacgacgaacctcGCTACCGTTTCacggagcgacgacggcgaaccCGTTCGACGTccgagagcgacg GCGGTGGAAGACGAcagaatcgacgcgacgattcgGACGATTCGGACGAATGGACGGAGGATTGGGATGACGTCCACAGACAAGAATTTTCGTCAAGGGACGGTCCTTCGAGAATTTTTGCGGGAGAAATTGACGCTATCAC ATGTTTTGGTCTTTTCTTCACTGAGGTGGTTTGGGAACTGTTGGTGGTCAACACAAACTTGTATGCTGCAGCAAAATATACACCTGGTCATAGTCGAACTTGGAGCCCAGTTGTTGTCGAG GAAATGAAGGCCTTCTTTGgcctattgattttgatgGGCTATATGCGATTTCCTCGCATAGAAGATTATTGGCAGAAGGCATTTCCCATTTTGGAGAGCAATTTGTCTGATATAATGACACTAACAAG GTTCATGCAAATTCTACGGTTTTTTCATGTGTGCGATCCTGCAAGCGAGCGGCAGAGAGGCGACCCGGCTTACGACAAACTGCAAAAA aAAGAACGATAG
- the LOC136189045 gene encoding uncharacterized protein — MRKGTKKESGDVVRTFLAREYEDGRIEEIDDPDRSEDDDDDKPLPERFTEIFTRVRAKPDGRKVREDEEKRTRQGFVQIDDDISVKVLSGDKDVTHEQTAPNAVSLSMAGFKLERENIALGDKLGRGAFGDVYRASMASSEYAAKVIAFEPNENHDGEARIMAKLNHPNVVRFYGFVSDDKGVILLTELVKGGDLHTLLFCPDQPILTDKDKVAIAVQTCAGLIYLHKNDVIHFDIKSSNILVALPQVCAKICDMGISRLCAKTCYTMKHRRGTYQYSSPEIFNPDEKVTKATDIWSLGAVMTELFGDSEVWSDATAQQIIGAIQGGYNRPPTGPTTAHLPPEVRGIVEKCFTFEVSNRPNAEDIVLTPLSPGVCEEVCKDQIEAAIFGGALKIISHLKPELQ, encoded by the exons ATGCGTAAGGGAACGAAGAAAGAGTCCGGTGATGttgttcgaacgtttttgGCACGGGAATACGAAGACGGGAGGATCGAAGAGATTGACGACCCGGACAGAAGTGAAG atgatgatgacgacaagCCTCTTCCGGAACGCTTCACAGAGATTTTCACACGTGTCCGTG CGAAGCCTGACGGAAGAAAAGTGCGTGAAGACGAGGAGAAACGCACGAGACAAGGATTCGTGCAGATAGACGATGACATTAGTGTGAAAGTTCTTTCAGGCGACAAAG ATGTTACACACGAACAGACTGCTCCGAATGCAGTGTCATTATCAATGGCAGGATTCAAGCTAG AACGTGAAAACATTGCATTGGGTGACAAACTAGGACGCGGCGCTTTTGGCGACGTCTATCGCGCGTCAATGGCTTCTTCAGAGTACGCCGCGAAGGTGATAGCATTTGAACCGAATGAAAATCACGACGGCGAAGCGCGCATTATGGC gaaACTGAACCACCCGAACGTCGTTCGCTTTTATGGTTTTGTCAGCGACGACAAAGGGGTTATATTGCTCACAGAACTTGTCAAGGGCGGGGACCTACACACCCTGTTGTTTTGTCCAGACCAGCCG ATATTGACTGACAAAGATAAGGTCGCCATCGCCGTGCAAACTTGTGCAGGATTGATCTATTTGCACAAAAACGATGTAATTCATTTCGATATAAAGTCTAGCAACATCTTG GTAGCGCTTCCGCAAGTTTGCGCCAAGATATGCGATATGGGTATATCGCGTTTGTGCGCAAAAACGTGTTACACTATGAAGCACCGTCGAGGCACATATCAGTACTCGTCACCAGAGATATTCAATCCTGATGAGAAAGTGACGAAGGCAACGGATATTTGGTCCCTTGGAGCAGTCATGACTGAACTTTTCGGTGATTCGGAAGTTTGGTCTGATGCCACTGCCCAACAAATCATAGGAGCAATTCAAGGAGGTTACAATCGGCCCCCGACAGGGCCGACCACTGCTCACTTGCCACCTGAGGTCAGAGGCATTGTCGAAAAATGCTTCACTTTTGAAGTGTCAAATCGGCCTAATGCCGAGGAC attgTTTTGACACCTTTGTCTCCTGGTGTTTGCGAAGAAGTTTGTAAGGACCAAATTGAAGCCGCGATCTTTGGCGGTGCGTTGAAGATTATTAGTCATCTAAAACCTGAACTTCAGTAG